A genomic window from Methanomassiliicoccus luminyensis B10 includes:
- the nuoH gene encoding NADH-quinone oxidoreductase subunit NuoH, with protein sequence MYLNIYEFLYGITHWLMVDIIGRILDWLTLETLAKWVGSAGVVDFINTVLVVLIVFVVGLLMSITLIWEERKLLGRLMDRRGTMTGPIGLFQNFADAIKTLLKEHIVPKSADRLIYEITPILLIGTSGFLMVTIPYSPGFWATNSSLSVILTFAIFSIAPFAVLIGGWASNNKYTLIGGMRAAAQIIAYEIPLLLSVVSVLILAGSFNFLDVVDAQTNSIWYIVPLIIGAFVFLISMIAELERVPFDLPEAEAELVEGWQTEYGDMRFGLIMCSEYMRGFVGSCLFTLLFLGGWSGPFNNIIPDEIWFIIKVLIVFAVMIWFRGALARVRTDQILSIGWKRLLPLAVVNLFIAILLKTLEWEGLF encoded by the coding sequence ATGTACCTGAACATTTACGAATTCCTATACGGGATCACTCATTGGTTGATGGTCGACATCATCGGCAGGATCTTGGACTGGCTGACCCTGGAGACCCTGGCCAAGTGGGTCGGGAGCGCCGGTGTCGTCGACTTCATCAACACCGTCCTGGTGGTCCTGATCGTCTTCGTGGTCGGACTGCTGATGTCGATCACATTGATCTGGGAGGAGCGCAAGCTGCTCGGCCGCCTGATGGACCGCAGAGGCACCATGACCGGCCCCATCGGCCTGTTCCAGAACTTCGCCGACGCCATCAAGACGCTCTTGAAGGAGCACATCGTCCCCAAGTCAGCGGACCGGCTGATATACGAGATCACCCCGATCCTGCTCATCGGGACCTCCGGGTTCCTGATGGTCACCATACCGTACAGCCCGGGGTTCTGGGCCACCAACTCGAGCCTCAGCGTGATACTCACCTTCGCCATCTTCAGCATCGCCCCGTTCGCGGTGCTGATCGGCGGGTGGGCGTCCAATAACAAGTACACCCTCATCGGGGGCATGCGTGCGGCCGCGCAGATCATCGCGTACGAGATCCCGCTGCTGCTCTCCGTGGTATCGGTCCTCATCCTCGCCGGGAGCTTCAACTTCCTGGATGTGGTGGATGCCCAGACCAACAGCATCTGGTACATAGTGCCGCTGATCATCGGCGCCTTCGTGTTCCTTATATCCATGATCGCCGAGTTGGAAAGGGTCCCCTTCGACCTTCCCGAGGCCGAGGCTGAGCTGGTGGAAGGCTGGCAGACCGAATACGGCGATATGAGGTTCGGCCTGATCATGTGCTCGGAGTACATGAGGGGGTTCGTAGGCTCCTGCCTGTTCACCCTTCTGTTCCTGGGCGGATGGAGCGGCCCGTTCAACAACATCATCCCCGACGAGATCTGGTTCATCATCAAGGTCCTGATCGTGTTCGCGGTCATGATCTGGTTCAGGGGCGCTCTGGCCAGGGTCAGGACAGATCAGATCCTGTCCATCGGCTGGAAGAGGCTGCTGCCCCTGGCGGTGGTCAACCTGTTCATCGCCATACTGCTGAAGACCCTGGAATGGGAGGGATTGTTCTAA
- a CDS encoding NADH-quinone oxidoreductase subunit N: MAIDYSALYPVIVLVVFAAVLPAVHLLAKSSKALATVSLVGIAASIGTVLHFMFNGYPVTLGGANTPLLTFDAFAAVFSLVFLAVAAFVVLASARYVEKDRHLAEYYSLLMLATAGMMVVAGADDLLMLFAGLEATSLASYALVAFRKKDKRGSEAAVKYVIIGGLSSAISLYGMSLLYGVTGTTNLEGMNAALANLGSLDAVALLGIGMLIAGFGFKVALVPFHMWAPDVYEGAPSTISAMLAAGSKSMGIVLLFKLFLVALIALKADWQPVVSIIAILTMTLGNVVALSQTNMKRMLAYSSIAQAGYMLIAVAVATDFAVGSGIFHIVTHAFMKGGAFVIVAALAYTALGENIADYKGLAKRAPFLAFTMMVLMFALAGIPPLSGFWSKMFLFGAAVDASSIAANNWMLWLAIAGILNSALSLYYYARVVKYMYVEEGPSKERIKLPWTMTAAVAVCLLATILIGLWPDQVFGACLDAARALLGGGGLG; this comes from the coding sequence ATGGCTATTGATTACAGCGCGCTCTACCCCGTGATAGTCCTGGTAGTGTTCGCCGCGGTATTGCCCGCGGTGCACCTGCTAGCGAAGTCAAGCAAAGCCCTCGCCACGGTGTCCCTGGTGGGCATCGCCGCGTCCATAGGCACGGTGCTGCACTTCATGTTCAACGGCTACCCCGTCACCCTGGGCGGGGCGAACACTCCCCTGCTGACGTTCGACGCGTTCGCGGCGGTGTTCTCCCTGGTGTTCCTGGCGGTGGCGGCCTTCGTGGTGCTCGCCTCGGCGAGGTACGTTGAGAAGGACAGGCATCTGGCGGAGTACTACTCCCTGCTCATGCTCGCCACCGCGGGCATGATGGTCGTGGCCGGGGCCGACGACCTGCTCATGCTGTTCGCCGGTCTCGAAGCGACCTCCCTGGCGTCCTACGCCCTGGTGGCCTTCCGCAAGAAGGACAAGAGGGGGTCCGAGGCGGCGGTGAAGTACGTCATCATCGGCGGACTGTCCAGCGCGATCTCGCTCTACGGCATGTCGCTGCTGTACGGCGTCACCGGGACCACCAACCTGGAGGGCATGAACGCCGCCCTCGCCAACCTGGGCAGCCTGGATGCGGTGGCCCTGCTGGGCATAGGCATGCTCATCGCCGGGTTCGGCTTCAAGGTCGCCCTGGTGCCCTTCCACATGTGGGCCCCCGATGTGTACGAGGGCGCCCCCAGCACCATCTCGGCCATGCTGGCGGCCGGCTCCAAGAGCATGGGCATAGTCCTGCTGTTCAAGCTCTTCCTTGTCGCGCTCATCGCGCTCAAGGCGGACTGGCAGCCGGTGGTGTCCATCATCGCCATCCTGACCATGACCCTGGGCAACGTGGTCGCTCTGTCGCAGACGAACATGAAGAGGATGCTAGCGTACTCGTCCATCGCCCAGGCGGGCTACATGCTCATCGCCGTGGCGGTGGCCACCGACTTCGCGGTCGGCAGCGGCATATTCCACATCGTGACCCACGCCTTCATGAAGGGCGGGGCGTTCGTGATCGTGGCCGCTCTCGCCTACACCGCCCTGGGGGAGAACATCGCGGACTACAAGGGGCTCGCCAAGAGGGCCCCCTTCCTGGCCTTCACCATGATGGTCCTGATGTTCGCCCTGGCCGGCATCCCGCCCCTGTCAGGGTTCTGGAGCAAGATGTTCCTGTTCGGTGCCGCCGTGGACGCCTCGTCGATCGCGGCGAACAACTGGATGCTGTGGCTGGCCATTGCCGGCATACTCAACTCCGCGCTGTCCCTGTACTACTACGCCCGCGTGGTCAAGTACATGTACGTCGAGGAGGGCCCCAGCAAGGAGCGCATAAAGCTCCCCTGGACCATGACCGCGGCCGTGGCCGTCTGCCTGCTCGCGACCATCCTGATCGGCCTGTGGCCCGACCAGGTGTTCGGGGCTTGCCTGGATGCCGCGAGGGCCCTGCTGGGCGGCGGCGGCCTGGGCTAG
- the nuoL gene encoding NADH-quinone oxidoreductase subunit L, with protein MISELAWLIPIIPLISFVVIGFLGNKLFKKWEGGGYIAILTTAISCVLSLLIAYEVLSGGVPGGAYKSSLEWLVVDGFTFNMGIYIDNLTALMLIVVSFVATLVVIYSVGYMHEEGEKKRRYYAIISLFIGVMLGLVLASNFLQMFIFWELVGLCSYLLIGFWYTKPSAASAAKKAFLVTRIGDIMFMVGLFIFFVGFGGNLDFDHIFNNVDQFVGGNTLLTIGTFMIFGGAIGKSAQFPLHDWLPDAMEGPTTVSALIHAATMVKAGVYLVARSYPILVETPDTLLIIAIIGGFTALFAATMALNNPNIKRVLAYSTVSQLGYMFLALGAGGYLFAMTQEANAGYTAGMFHLMNHAFFKALLFLSAGAVIHAVHTEDMRSMGGLSKKLKITPWVMLIGCISIAGIPPFSGFFSKDEILATVFEAGAENAIFYVLFIMGVLTAFMTAFYMFRLWFMTFRGEPRDRHAYEHAHESPAVMWAPLVILAVLAFGSGLIGIFTGFENLLVPEFFHIHEHTPLETLKEVFTSALTYISIIAAAAGILLAYLVYDRKSINADIFTAGKLRKGAYDVLLARYGFKAAYDWIGLKVIYGLSKVVDFFDRKVIDGIVNAISAASVKGGNYLRRVQTGFVQTYAAIVVVGILLVAVLLFIFGGLI; from the coding sequence TTGATAAGCGAACTAGCCTGGTTGATCCCCATCATCCCCCTGATCTCGTTCGTCGTGATAGGGTTCCTGGGGAACAAGCTGTTCAAGAAGTGGGAGGGCGGCGGGTACATTGCCATCCTGACGACCGCCATCTCCTGCGTGCTTTCCCTGCTGATCGCCTACGAGGTGCTCAGCGGAGGCGTCCCCGGAGGAGCGTACAAGTCCAGCCTGGAGTGGCTGGTGGTCGACGGGTTCACCTTCAACATGGGCATATACATCGACAACCTGACCGCCCTGATGCTCATCGTGGTGTCGTTCGTCGCCACCCTGGTGGTCATCTACTCCGTCGGGTACATGCACGAGGAGGGTGAGAAGAAGCGCAGGTACTACGCCATCATCTCTCTCTTCATCGGCGTCATGCTCGGTCTGGTTCTGGCCTCCAACTTCCTGCAGATGTTCATCTTCTGGGAGCTGGTTGGACTGTGCTCATACCTGCTCATCGGTTTCTGGTACACCAAGCCTTCCGCGGCCTCCGCCGCCAAGAAGGCCTTCCTGGTCACCAGGATCGGCGACATAATGTTCATGGTCGGCCTATTCATCTTCTTCGTCGGGTTCGGGGGCAACCTGGACTTCGACCACATATTCAACAATGTCGACCAGTTCGTGGGCGGGAACACCCTGCTGACCATCGGCACCTTCATGATATTCGGCGGTGCCATCGGCAAGTCGGCGCAGTTCCCCCTGCATGATTGGCTTCCCGACGCCATGGAAGGTCCCACCACCGTTTCCGCGCTCATTCACGCGGCCACCATGGTCAAGGCCGGTGTCTACCTTGTGGCGAGGTCCTACCCGATCCTGGTGGAGACCCCCGACACCCTGCTGATAATCGCCATCATCGGCGGCTTCACCGCGCTGTTCGCGGCCACCATGGCCCTCAACAATCCCAACATCAAGAGGGTCCTGGCGTACTCGACGGTGAGCCAGCTGGGCTACATGTTCCTGGCCCTGGGCGCCGGCGGATACCTGTTCGCCATGACCCAGGAGGCCAACGCGGGCTACACCGCGGGCATGTTCCACCTGATGAACCACGCGTTCTTCAAGGCCCTCCTGTTCCTGAGCGCCGGCGCGGTCATCCACGCCGTGCATACCGAGGACATGAGGTCCATGGGCGGACTGTCCAAGAAGCTGAAGATAACCCCATGGGTCATGCTCATAGGCTGCATATCCATCGCCGGCATACCGCCGTTCAGCGGGTTCTTCTCTAAAGATGAGATCCTGGCGACGGTGTTCGAGGCCGGCGCGGAGAACGCCATATTCTATGTGCTGTTCATCATGGGCGTCCTGACCGCGTTCATGACCGCGTTCTACATGTTCAGGCTGTGGTTCATGACCTTCCGGGGAGAGCCGAGGGACCGCCACGCCTACGAGCACGCTCACGAGAGCCCCGCGGTCATGTGGGCCCCGCTGGTCATCCTGGCAGTCCTGGCCTTCGGGTCCGGCCTGATCGGCATCTTCACCGGCTTCGAGAACCTGCTGGTACCGGAGTTCTTCCACATCCACGAGCATACTCCGCTCGAGACGCTGAAAGAGGTCTTCACCAGCGCGCTGACGTACATATCTATAATCGCAGCGGCGGCCGGCATCCTGCTGGCTTACCTGGTGTACGACCGGAAGAGCATCAACGCCGACATCTTCACTGCCGGGAAGCTCCGCAAGGGAGCCTACGATGTTCTCCTGGCCAGGTACGGGTTCAAGGCGGCCTACGACTGGATCGGCCTGAAGGTCATCTACGGCCTGTCCAAGGTCGTGGACTTCTTCGACCGGAAGGTCATCGACGGCATAGTCAACGCGATAAGCGCGGCCTCGGTGAAGGGAGGCAACTACCTTCGCCGTGTCCAGACCGGCTTCGTGCAGACCTACGCGGCCATCGTGGTCGTGGGGATCCTGCTTGTGGCTGTCCTCCTCTTCATATTCGGAGGGCTGATCTAA
- a CDS encoding NADH-quinone oxidoreductase subunit B, producing the protein MDLSLYPHAVAMSAKEFVEWSSNAMDDALRASGVKKVVDKVTAPLWSWGIRNAIYPLHFGVACCALEMAACSGPRFDNERFGMVFRSSPRQCEVLLVNGWISYKLRPALRRLYEEMPEPKWVIAMGECAISGGPWYDAYNVVQGTDTFIPVDVYIPGCPPRPEAMIDGFLKLHQKIHVQMKGTFLED; encoded by the coding sequence ATGGATCTGAGCCTTTATCCCCATGCCGTCGCCATGAGCGCCAAGGAGTTCGTGGAGTGGTCGTCCAACGCCATGGACGACGCGCTCCGCGCCAGTGGCGTCAAGAAGGTCGTGGACAAGGTCACCGCCCCGTTATGGAGCTGGGGCATTAGGAACGCCATATATCCGCTGCACTTCGGTGTCGCGTGCTGCGCGCTGGAGATGGCGGCCTGTTCCGGCCCCCGGTTCGACAACGAACGGTTCGGCATGGTCTTCAGGTCGTCCCCGCGTCAATGCGAGGTCCTGCTAGTCAACGGATGGATCAGCTACAAGCTCCGCCCGGCCCTGCGCCGGCTTTACGAAGAGATGCCTGAGCCCAAGTGGGTCATTGCCATGGGCGAGTGCGCCATTTCCGGCGGTCCGTGGTACGATGCATATAACGTCGTCCAGGGAACTGACACTTTCATCCCCGTGGACGTTTACATCCCCGGATGCCCTCCCAGGCCCGAGGCGATGATCGATGGTTTCCTCAAGCTGCACCAGAAGATCCACGTGCAGATGAAGGGCACCTTCTTGGAAGATTGA
- a CDS encoding NADH-quinone oxidoreductase subunit D, producing the protein MPEMWINMGPQHPMTHGLWNLRVKVDGETITGSEPVIGYLHRGWEKMVENRTYPQIIPLADRLCYGSSFTWSHVYCLAAEDLMGVEVPERAKYIRVISDELQRIGSHLMWLAAIGTDLGNLTLFLYAMRERELFLDLFTELCGARMTTNYPRIGGVRNDAPADFEKHVLKILDYFEKRMVEYEDLVDRNPIFRMRMDGLSYLKPQDAINLGVAGPSLRGSGVKYDIRYNHPYEIYDELEWNMCTRDECDVYARYRVRMDEMRMSCQIVRDAFKKMPKSGPIRVKPPRNAPVGTGFARLEDPRGESLVYIIGDGTDKPSRVKVRSPFFVTLSAAPVMLNGNKVADVPSIMGMLDVCMGETDR; encoded by the coding sequence ATGCCCGAGATGTGGATCAACATGGGCCCCCAGCACCCCATGACCCATGGGCTGTGGAACCTCCGGGTCAAGGTCGACGGCGAGACCATCACCGGCTCCGAGCCGGTGATCGGCTACCTTCACCGCGGCTGGGAGAAGATGGTGGAGAACAGGACCTACCCCCAGATCATCCCACTGGCCGACCGCCTTTGCTATGGTTCGTCGTTCACCTGGTCGCACGTGTACTGCCTGGCCGCCGAGGACCTGATGGGCGTGGAAGTGCCTGAGAGGGCCAAATACATACGTGTAATATCCGACGAGCTTCAGAGGATCGGCTCCCATCTTATGTGGCTGGCCGCCATCGGTACCGATCTGGGAAACCTGACCCTCTTCCTGTACGCCATGAGGGAGAGGGAGCTCTTCCTGGACCTGTTCACAGAGCTGTGCGGGGCCAGGATGACCACCAACTACCCGCGCATCGGTGGGGTCAGGAACGATGCTCCCGCGGACTTCGAGAAGCACGTCCTGAAGATCCTCGACTACTTCGAGAAGAGGATGGTCGAGTACGAGGACCTGGTGGACCGCAACCCCATCTTCCGCATGAGGATGGACGGCCTGTCCTACCTGAAGCCTCAGGACGCCATCAACCTCGGCGTCGCCGGTCCCAGCCTTCGCGGCAGCGGCGTGAAGTATGACATCCGCTACAATCACCCTTACGAGATCTATGACGAGCTGGAGTGGAACATGTGCACCCGCGACGAGTGCGATGTATATGCTCGCTACCGCGTGCGCATGGACGAGATGAGGATGTCTTGCCAGATCGTCAGGGACGCCTTCAAGAAGATGCCCAAGTCCGGACCCATAAGGGTAAAGCCCCCGCGCAACGCCCCCGTCGGCACCGGCTTCGCCAGGTTGGAGGATCCCCGCGGCGAGAGCCTCGTCTACATAATCGGCGACGGCACCGACAAGCCCTCCAGGGTAAAGGTGCGCAGCCCCTTCTTCGTGACGCTGTCGGCGGCCCCGGTCATGCTGAACGGCAACAAGGTGGCTGACGTCCCGTCCATCATGGGGATGCTTGATGTCTGCATGGGCGAGACGGACAGGTGA
- a CDS encoding NADH-quinone oxidoreductase subunit C, which translates to MNESVQLTVDQIKSEIAAAFPAGVAITDKCKPQTIFMTADKDCLLKLCTFLKEKQGFDHCSCVCGVDRVDRFQTVYHLSSCSRNVIVEITVDLPHDDPRVDSVTPLWGGANWHERETYDMFGIIFINHPRLERLLLPEDVQFFPMRKDYTVGGP; encoded by the coding sequence TTGAACGAGAGCGTACAACTCACCGTGGACCAGATAAAGAGCGAGATAGCCGCGGCATTCCCCGCCGGGGTCGCCATAACGGACAAGTGCAAGCCCCAGACGATATTCATGACCGCGGACAAGGACTGCCTGTTAAAGCTGTGCACCTTCCTCAAGGAGAAGCAGGGCTTCGACCACTGCTCCTGCGTGTGCGGGGTGGACCGGGTGGACAGGTTCCAGACCGTCTACCACCTGTCCTCGTGCTCCAGGAACGTGATCGTGGAGATCACCGTAGACCTCCCGCACGATGACCCCCGGGTCGACTCCGTCACCCCGCTGTGGGGAGGAGCGAACTGGCATGAGAGGGAGACCTACGACATGTTCGGCATCATTTTCATCAACCACCCGAGGCTGGAGAGGCTTCTCCTGCCCGAGGACGTCCAGTTCTTCCCCATGAGGAAGGACTACACCGTAGGGGGGCCGTAA
- a CDS encoding 4Fe-4S binding protein: MSEVKKSRKNQELGLTTWILKPFWLTLKQTFKASIHRPQTILYPWEKQVLPDVFRGRPGLIFDKCIGCGICARICPNKCIDLLEVDDLHCEEGKAPAKVKRPRVNVGRCMMCGYCAEYCPTKSMIVTPEYELASFTREEIIFDPYKLQWPGVPGNEVHIMEVLPAELHKGVEPRESILNKDVPVLEDKKCISCQRCVKVCPVNAVVMVEAGVNEKGRPVKKPKFDVEKCVACENCVDICPKDALTMQEVQ; the protein is encoded by the coding sequence ATGTCTGAAGTCAAGAAGTCCCGCAAGAACCAGGAGCTTGGCCTGACGACTTGGATACTCAAGCCGTTCTGGCTGACCCTCAAGCAGACCTTCAAGGCCAGCATCCATCGGCCCCAGACAATCCTGTATCCGTGGGAGAAGCAGGTCCTGCCTGACGTGTTCCGCGGCAGGCCCGGCCTGATCTTCGACAAGTGCATCGGCTGCGGCATATGCGCGCGCATCTGCCCCAACAAGTGCATCGACCTTCTGGAGGTCGACGACCTCCACTGCGAGGAGGGGAAAGCCCCTGCCAAGGTCAAGAGGCCCCGCGTCAACGTGGGCAGGTGCATGATGTGCGGGTACTGCGCCGAGTATTGCCCCACCAAGTCTATGATCGTGACCCCGGAGTACGAGCTTGCCTCGTTCACCCGGGAAGAGATAATATTCGATCCTTACAAGCTGCAGTGGCCCGGCGTCCCCGGCAACGAGGTGCACATCATGGAGGTCCTCCCGGCCGAGCTCCACAAAGGCGTGGAGCCCAGAGAGAGCATCCTGAACAAGGACGTCCCCGTACTGGAGGACAAGAAGTGCATCAGCTGCCAGCGCTGCGTCAAGGTCTGCCCCGTGAACGCTGTAGTAATGGTCGAGGCCGGCGTCAACGAGAAGGGCAGGCCGGTCAAGAAGCCCAAGTTCGACGTGGAAAAGTGCGTCGCCTGCGAGAACTGCGTCGATATATGCCCCAAGGACGCGCTCACCATGCAGGAGGTGCAGTAA
- a CDS encoding NADH-quinone oxidoreductase subunit J family protein, whose protein sequence is MVEWDLLFFLIFAAMTIASAIAIVWTKEIVRSIVWLAFTFIGVAVIYIFLGAEFLAIIQVLVYVGAVSVLMLFGIMLTKRRLVGGERNE, encoded by the coding sequence ATGGTGGAATGGGACCTTTTGTTCTTCCTAATCTTTGCCGCGATGACCATCGCATCGGCGATCGCCATCGTGTGGACCAAGGAGATCGTTCGCAGCATCGTGTGGCTCGCCTTCACCTTCATCGGGGTGGCCGTGATCTACATCTTCCTGGGGGCCGAGTTCCTGGCCATCATCCAGGTCCTCGTGTACGTCGGAGCGGTGTCCGTGCTGATGCTGTTCGGAATAATGCTGACCAAGCGCAGGCTCGTCGGAGGTGAGCGCAATGAATAA
- a CDS encoding complex I subunit 4 family protein, giving the protein MFENIPILTLLIVIPLIGALATFFLGKDPKVAKYIALVFSAIPLVLSVLLLSEFSLGTPLGTEFQFVENHTWVSQLGISYFLGVDGISIPMVFLSALLVFLAILFSWDVKDKTRQYMALMLVLEVGVIGVFTALDYFLFYIFWEVVLIPMYFLIAIWGGPNRAYASIKFFIYTHVASLFMLLGIFALYFTTAPLLVDSGIIAAGQFGTFNMLDIAAVAGDLGHMLQVAIFAALFFGFIVKMPMVPFHTWLPDAHVQAPTAGSVLLAGLLLKMGSYGLIRINLFTFAGEGGVAAEFQVLMAIIGIVSIIYGALACLAQTDLKKMVAYSSISHMGIVMLGIATLSELGVAAAVFQMFAHGLITAVLFMTCGMFQHKAGTREIPLLGGLAPKMPIVATVMMIGFMASLGLPGMVGFLAEFSVFTATYDWIGLWVLIPMISVALTAAYYLWAMQRTIFGDLTTKIDTHHIHDAYWFEIGPLAVLIGLIVLYGVWPALIMDYIVPSIPRILSGVI; this is encoded by the coding sequence ATGTTCGAGAACATTCCAATATTAACCCTGCTGATCGTGATACCGCTGATCGGCGCCTTGGCGACGTTCTTCCTCGGGAAGGACCCCAAGGTGGCGAAGTACATCGCCCTGGTGTTCTCCGCCATACCTCTGGTATTGTCGGTCCTCCTGCTCTCGGAATTCTCCCTGGGCACCCCCCTGGGAACCGAGTTCCAGTTCGTAGAGAACCACACCTGGGTCAGCCAGCTCGGGATCAGCTACTTCCTCGGCGTGGACGGGATATCCATACCCATGGTGTTCCTGTCCGCCCTGCTGGTGTTCCTGGCGATACTGTTCTCCTGGGACGTGAAGGACAAGACCCGGCAGTACATGGCCCTGATGCTGGTCCTGGAGGTCGGCGTCATCGGCGTGTTCACGGCTCTGGACTACTTCCTGTTCTACATATTCTGGGAAGTCGTCCTGATCCCGATGTACTTCCTCATAGCGATATGGGGAGGTCCCAACCGGGCCTACGCCTCTATAAAGTTCTTCATATACACCCACGTGGCGTCGCTGTTCATGCTGCTGGGCATATTCGCCCTGTACTTCACGACGGCGCCCCTGCTGGTGGACAGCGGGATCATCGCGGCCGGGCAGTTCGGGACCTTCAACATGCTGGACATCGCAGCGGTGGCCGGGGACCTCGGGCACATGCTCCAGGTGGCCATCTTCGCGGCACTGTTCTTCGGGTTCATCGTCAAGATGCCCATGGTGCCGTTCCATACCTGGCTGCCGGACGCCCACGTGCAGGCGCCCACCGCCGGGTCGGTCCTTCTGGCCGGCCTGCTGCTTAAGATGGGTTCCTATGGTCTCATCCGCATCAACCTCTTCACCTTCGCGGGCGAGGGCGGTGTCGCGGCGGAGTTCCAGGTACTGATGGCGATCATCGGCATAGTGTCCATCATATACGGCGCCCTGGCCTGCCTGGCGCAGACCGATCTGAAGAAGATGGTGGCGTACTCGTCCATCAGCCACATGGGCATAGTGATGCTGGGCATCGCTACCCTGAGCGAGCTGGGCGTGGCCGCGGCGGTCTTCCAGATGTTCGCCCACGGCCTCATCACGGCGGTCCTCTTCATGACCTGCGGCATGTTCCAGCACAAGGCCGGGACCAGAGAGATACCTCTGCTTGGAGGCCTCGCCCCCAAGATGCCCATCGTCGCCACGGTCATGATGATAGGCTTCATGGCCTCGCTGGGCCTTCCCGGCATGGTCGGCTTCCTCGCCGAGTTCTCGGTGTTCACGGCCACCTATGACTGGATCGGCCTGTGGGTCCTGATACCCATGATCAGCGTCGCGCTGACCGCCGCCTACTACCTGTGGGCGATGCAGCGGACCATATTCGGCGATCTGACCACCAAGATAGACACGCACCACATCCACGACGCCTACTGGTTCGAGATCGGCCCCCTGGCCGTGCTCATCGGGCTGATAGTGCTGTACGGGGTGTGGCCCGCCCTGATCATGGACTACATCGTGCCTTCCATTCCCAGGATCCTGTCCGGGGTGATCTGA
- the fpoK gene encoding F420H2 dehydrogenase subunit FpoK — protein sequence MIPIEYFLGLGAILFVIGLVGVLTKKNAIIVLMCVELMLNAANINFVAFSSYLNDATGQIFALFSIAIAAAEVAVGLAIILVLYKSRDTINLDEINLLRW from the coding sequence ATGATCCCTATCGAGTATTTCCTTGGCCTGGGAGCCATATTGTTCGTGATCGGGCTCGTGGGCGTTCTCACCAAGAAGAACGCCATCATCGTCCTGATGTGCGTCGAGCTCATGCTGAACGCGGCCAACATCAACTTCGTGGCGTTCTCGTCCTACCTGAACGACGCCACCGGGCAGATATTCGCCCTGTTCTCCATCGCCATCGCGGCGGCGGAAGTGGCCGTAGGCCTCGCGATCATCCTTGTACTGTACAAGTCCAGGGACACCATCAACCTTGATGAAATCAACCTACTGAGGTGGTAA
- a CDS encoding CBS domain-containing protein: protein MMEGRQRTSSTVKDCMDRQLVTAPRSGTMADVLDAMIYSNHPSVVVQDGDEIIGIASAADVGRMVADGKDLRDTEVKSFLSACQLTGSSPCVQIPENESVINALKVMENYGISELIVVNEENKLVGTISALDALKGWRKGV, encoded by the coding sequence ATGATGGAAGGGCGGCAACGGACCTCAAGCACAGTGAAGGACTGCATGGACCGGCAGCTGGTGACGGCGCCGCGCAGCGGGACCATGGCCGACGTACTCGACGCTATGATCTACAGCAACCATCCCAGCGTGGTCGTCCAGGACGGGGACGAGATAATCGGCATCGCCTCGGCCGCCGACGTCGGCAGGATGGTGGCGGACGGCAAGGACCTCAGGGACACGGAGGTCAAGAGCTTCCTGAGCGCGTGCCAGCTCACCGGCAGCTCCCCGTGCGTGCAGATACCGGAGAATGAATCGGTGATCAACGCGCTCAAGGTCATGGAGAACTACGGCATCAGCGAGCTCATAGTCGTAAATGAAGAAAACAAGCTCGTCGGGACGATCTCCGCCCTCGACGCGTTAAAAGGTTGGAGGAAAGGGGTTTAG
- a CDS encoding NADH-quinone oxidoreductase subunit J yields the protein MNKEASQKKARLGLIAALFLLLLLGVLMTAAWPGSWGITETPIRDIGITLFEDYGIAFLIVGVVLFVSMMGGVYLAQEEKE from the coding sequence ATGAATAAGGAAGCGTCTCAGAAGAAGGCCCGCCTGGGCCTCATCGCCGCGCTGTTCCTGCTGCTGCTCCTCGGCGTTCTTATGACCGCCGCGTGGCCGGGCAGCTGGGGAATAACCGAGACCCCCATCCGCGACATAGGCATCACCCTGTTCGAGGACTACGGCATAGCCTTCCTCATCGTAGGGGTCGTGCTGTTCGTGTCCATGATGGGAGGCGTGTACCTCGCCCAGGAGGAAAAAGAATGA